The following coding sequences are from one Zalophus californianus isolate mZalCal1 chromosome 5, mZalCal1.pri.v2, whole genome shotgun sequence window:
- the RICTOR gene encoding rapamycin-insensitive companion of mTOR isoform X6 yields the protein MITVNASLFPSSVTNSLIAVGNDGLQERDRMVRACIAIICELALQNPEVVALRGGLNTILKNVIDCQLSRINEALITTILHLLNHPKTRQYVRADVELERILAPYTDFHYRHSPDTAEGQLKEDREARFLASKMGIIATFRSWAGIINLCKPGNSGIQSLIGVLCIPNMEIRRGLLEVLYDIFRLPLPVVTEEFIEALLSVDPGRFQDSWRLSDGFVAAEAKTILPHRARSRPDLMDNYLALILSAFIRNGLLEGLVEVITNSDDHISVRATILLGELLHMANTILPHSHSHHLHCLPTLMNMAASFDIPKEKRLRASAALNCLKRFHEMKKRGPKPYSLHLDHIIQKAIATHQKRDQYLRVQKDIFVLKDTEEALLMNLRDSQVLQHKENLEWNWNLIGTILKWPNVNLRNYKDEQLHRFVRRLLYFYKPSSKLYANLDLDFAKSKQLTVVGCQFTEFLLESEEDGQGYLEDLVKDIVQWLNASSGMKPERSLQNNGLLTTLSQHYFLFIGTLSCHPHGVKMLEKCSVFQCLLNLCSLKNQDHLLKLTVSSLDYSRDGLARVILSKILTAATDACRLYATKHLRVLLRANVEFFNNWGIELLVTQLHDKNKTISSEALDILDEACEDKANLHALIQMKPALSHLGDKGLLLLLRFLSIPKGFSYLNERGYVAKQLEKWHKEYNSKYVDLIEEQLNEALTTYRKPIDGDNYVRRSNQRLQRPHVYLPVHLYGQLVHHKTGCHLLEVQNIITELCHNVRTPDLDKWEEIKKLKASLWALGNIGSSNWGLNLLQEENVIPDILKLAKQCEVLSVRGTCVYVLGLIAKTKQGCDILKCHSWDSVRHSRKHLWPVVPDDVEQLCNELSSIPSTLSLNSESTSSRHNSESESAPSSMFIMEDDRFGSSSTSTFFLDINEDTEPAFYDRPGPIKDKNSFPFFASSKLVKNRILNSLTLPNKKHRSSSDPKGGKLSSENKTNNRRIRTLTEPSVDFNHSDDFTPISTVQKTLQLETSFVGNKHVEDTGSTPSIAENDLKFTKSLGTENHRENTSRERLVVESSTSSHMKIRSQSFNTDTTTSGISSMSSSPSRETVGIDATTVDTDCGSMSTVVSTKTVKTSHYLTPQSNHLSLSKSNSVSLVPPGSSHTLPRRAQSLKAPSIATIKSLADCNFSYTSSRDAFGYATLKRLQQQRMHPSLSHSEALASPAKDVLFTDTITMKASSFESRLTPSRIDFKKKHVGGIRSLRPTITNNLFRFMKALSYASLDKEDLLSPINQNTLQRSSSVRSMVSSATYGSSDDYIGLALPVDINDIFQVKDIPYFQTKNIPPHDDRGVRVFAHEAGGLPSGTGGLVKNSFHLLRQQMSLTEIMNSIHSDASLFLESTEDTGLQEHTDDNCLYCVCIEILGFQPSNQLSAICSHSDLQDIPYSDWCEQTIHNPLEVVPSKFSGISGCSDGVSQEGSASSTKSTELLLGVKTIPDDTPMCRILLRKEVLRLVINLSSSVSTKCHETGLLTIKEKYPQTFDDICLYSEVSHLLSHCTFRLPCRRFIQELFQDVQFLQMHEEAEAVLATPPKQPIVDTSAES from the exons agaagacagagaagcaagGTTTCTAGccagtaaaatgggaatcatagcAACATTCCGGTCATGGGCAG GTATTATTAATTTATGTAAACCTGGCAACTCTGGGATCCAGTCTCTAATTGGAGTACTTTGTATACCAAATATGGAAATAAGG CGAGGTCTGCTTGAAGTGCTCTATGATATATTTCGTCTTCCTCTACCTGTTGTGACTGAAGAATTCATAGAAGCACTGCTCAGTGTAG atCCAGGCAGATTCCAGGACAGTTGGAGGCTTTCAGATGGCTTTGTAGCAGCTGAGGCAAAAACTATTCTTCCTCATCGTGCCAGATCCAG GCCAGACCTCATGGATAATTATTTGGCACTGATACTCTCTGCATTTATTCGTAATGGACTTCTAGAG ggtTTGGTTGAAGTGATAACAAACAGTGATGACCATATCTCAGTTAGAGCTACCATCCTTTTAGGGGAGCTTTTACATATG GCAAATACAATTCTTCCTCATTCACATAGTCATCATTTACACTGCCTACCAACCCTAATGAATATGGCTGCGTCTTTTGATATTCCCAAGGAAAAGAGACT gcgaGCCAGTGCAGCCTTGAATTGTTTAAAACGCTTCCATGAAATGAAGAAACGAGGACCTAAACCTTACAGCCTTCATTTAGATCACATTATTCAGAAAGCAATTGCAACCCACCAGAAACGGGATCAGTATCTCCGAGTTCAGAAAGATATATTTGTTCTTAAG GATACAGAGGAAGCTCTTTTAATGAACCTTAGAGATAGCCAAGTCCTTCAACATAAAGAGAATCTTGAATGGAATTGGAATCTTATAGGGACCATTCTTAAG TGGCCAAATGTAAATCTAAGAAACTATAAAGATGAACAGTTGCACAG GTTTGTACGAAGACTACTTTACTTTTACAAGCCCAGCAGTAAATTATATGCCAACCTGGATCTGGATTTTGCCAAGTCCAAGCAGCTCACGGTTGTGGGTTGCCAATTTACAGAATTTCTTCTTGAGTCTGAAGAG GATGGGCAAGGATACTTAGAAGATCTAGTAAAAGATATTGTTCAGTGGCTCAATGCCTCATCTGGAATGAAACCTGAAAGAAGTCTTCAAAATAATGGTTTATTGACTACCCTTAGTCAAcactactttttatttattggaaCACTTTCTTGCCACCCTCATGGAGTCAAAATGCTGGAAAAATGCAGCGTATTTCAATG tctcctTAATCTCTGTTCCTTGAAAAATCAAGATCACTTACTGAAACTGACCGTTTCTAGCTTGGACTATAGCAGAGATGGATTGGCGAGAGTCATCCTTTCCAAAATCCTTACTGCAGCCACTGAT GCCTGCAGGCTGTATGCAACAAAACATTTAAGAGTATTATTGAGAGCTAATGTTGAATTCTTCAATAATTGGGGAATTGAATTACTGGTGACCCAGCtacatgataaaaacaaaactatttcttCTGAAGCTCTTGATATTCTTGATGAAGCATGTGAAGACAAG GCCAATCTTCATGCTCTTATTCAGATGAAGCCAGCTTTATCCCACCTTGGAGACAAGGGTTTACTTCTCCTTCTGAG atttctttccattccaaaAGGATTTTCCTATCTGAATGAAAGGGGTTATGTAGCAAAACAATTGGAAAAATGGCACAAG gaatataattcaaaatatgtTGACTTGATTGAGGAACAACTTAATGAAGCACTTACTACTTATCGAAAGCCAATTGATGGTGATAACTATGTTCGTCGGAGTAACCAAAG ATTACAGCGTCCTCACGTCTACCTGCCCGTACACCTCTATGGACAACTGGTACACCACAAAACAGGCTGTCATTTGTTGGAAGTACAG aatatTATTACCGAACTCTGTCACAATGTTCGTACACCAGATTTGgataaatgggaagaaattaaaaaactgaaagcatcTCTTTGGGCCTTG ggaAATATTGGCTCATCAAATTGGGGTCTCAATTTGCTACAGGAAGAAAATGTGATCCCAGATATACTAAAACTTGCAAAGCAGTGTGAGGTTCTTTCAGTCAGAGG GACCTGTGTATATGTGCTTGGGCTCATAGCCAAAACCAAACAGGGCTGTGATATTCTGAAATGTCACAGCTGGGATTCTGTAAGGCACAGTCGCAAACATCTGTGGCCAGTGGTTCCAGATGATGTAGAACAACTCTGTAATGAACTCTCATCTATCCCAAGCACCCTGAGTTTGAACTCAGAGTCAACCAGCTCTAGACATAATAGTGAAAGTGAATCTGCACCATCAA GTATGTTCATAATGGAGGATGACCGGTTTGGCAGCAGCTCTACCAGTACGTTTTTTCTTGACATCAATGAAGATACAGAGCCAGCATTTTATGATCGACCTGGACCTATAAAGGATAAaaattcattccctttctttgctTCTAGTAAACTTGTGAAGAATCGTATCTTAAATTCGCTTACTTTGCCTAATAAAAAACATCGTAGTAGCAGTGATCCGAAAGGAGGGAAACTGTCATCCGAAAATAAGACAAACAACAGGCGGATCAGAACACTTACGGAGCCCAGTGTTGACTTTAATCATAGTGATGATTTCACACCCATATCCACAGTACAGAAGACATTACAATTAGAAACTTCATTTGTTGGGAATAAGCACGTTGAAGACACTGGTAGTACTCCAAGTATTGCAGAGAATGACTTAAAATTCACCAAGAGTCTTGGTACAGAGAAtcacagagaaaacacaagccGAGAGAGATTAGTTGTAGAAAGCTCAACAAGTTCACATATGAAGATACGTAGTCAAAGTTTTAATACAGACACTACAACAAGTGGCATAAGTTCAATGAGTTCAAGTCCTTCACGAGAGACAGTAGGTATCGATGCTACGACTGTGGACACAGACTGTGGAAGTATGAGTACTGTGGTAAGTACTAAAACTGTTAAGACAAGCCACTATTTGACGCCACAGTCTAACCATCTGTCTCTCTCCAAATCAAACTCCGTGTCCCTGGTGCCTCCAGGTTCTTCTCACACACTTCCTAGAAGAGCACAGTCCCTTAAAGCACCCTCTATTGCTACGATTAAAAGTCTAGCAGATTGTAACTTTAGTTACACGAGTTCTAGAGACGCCTTTGGCTATGCTACGCTAAAAAGATTGCAGCAACAAAGAATGCATCCGTCCTTATCTCATTCTGAGGCTTTGGCATCACCAGCAAAAGATGTGCTGTTTACCGACACCATCACCATGAAGGCCAGCAGCTTTGAGTCCAGGTTAACACCAAGCAG GATcgattttaaaaagaagcatgtCGGGGGAATCAGGAGCTTAAGACCTACAATAACAAACAACCTTTTCAG gTTCATGAAAGCTTTAAGTTATGCTTCATTAGATAAAGAAGATTTATTAAGTCCTATTAATCAAAATACCCTGCAGCGATCCTCCTCAGTGAGGTCCATGGTGTCCAGTGCAACGTATGGTAGTTCAGATGACTATATTGGTCTTGCTCTTCCAGTAGACATCAATGATATATTCCAG GTAAAGGATATTCCCTATTTTCAGACAAAAAACATACCTCCACACGATGATCGAGGTGTCAGAGTGTTTGCCCATGAGGCAGGAG GTCTTCCATCTGGAACTGGAGGTCTTGTAAAAAACTCTTTTCACTTGCTACGACAGCAGATGAGTCTTACGGAAATAATGAATTCAATCCATTCAGATGCTTCTCTGTTTTTAGAAAGTACGGAAGACACTGGATTACAGGAGCATACAGATGATAACTGCCTTTATTGTGTCTGTATCGAAATTCTGGGTTTCCAGCCCAGTAATCAACTAAGTGCAATATGTAGTCATTCAG accTTCAAGACATTCCatattctgattggtgtgagcaGACTATCCATAACCCCTTAGAAGTGGTTCCTTCTAAGTTTTCGGGGATTTCTGGATGCAGCGATGGAGTGTCTCAAGAAGGCTCAGCTAGCAGCACCAAAAGCACAGAGTTGCTGCTAG GTGTTAAAACAATTCCAGATGATACACCAATGTGCCGTATACTCCTTCGCAAAGAAGTTCTGAGATTAGTCATTAATTTGAGTAGTTCAGTTTCAACTAAATGTCATGAAACTGGGCTTTTAAC aaTTAAGGAGAAGTATCCTCAAACGTTTGATGACATCTGCCTTTACTCTGAGGTTTCCCATTTGCTCTCACACTGCACATTCAGACTTCCGTGTCGGAGGTTCATACAAGAATTATTTCAAGACGTACAGTTTTTACAG ATGCATGAAGAAGCGGAGGCTGTGCTGGCGACACCACCAAAGCAACCTATAGTTGATACATCTGCTGAATCCTGA